The following coding sequences lie in one Spinacia oleracea cultivar Varoflay chromosome 1, BTI_SOV_V1, whole genome shotgun sequence genomic window:
- the LOC130462755 gene encoding uncharacterized protein: protein MKAAQSRQKSYEDQRRRPLEFKVGDHVFLKISPTKGVMRFGQTGKLIPRYIESCEILERVSKVAYRLALPTDLEKVHNVFHFLMLRKYVPDPSHVFTHEPLSLRNDLTYEEKPIEILDRREKRLRNKMIPMVKVLWANHLTSEATWEVEDQFKSKYPQLFA from the coding sequence ATGAAAGCGGcacaaagtaggcaaaagagttatgaagATCAACGAAGAAGACCGTTAGAGTTTAAAGTTGGTGACCACGTGTTCTTGAAGATTTCACCTACGAAAGGAGTAATGAGATTCGGCCAAACTGGAAAACTAATCCCAAGATACATCGAGTCATGTGAAATATTAGAAAGAGTATCTAAAGTGGCATATCGACTTGCCTTACCGACCGACTTGGAGAAAGTGCATAACGTATTTCACTTTTTAATGTTGAGAAAATATGTTCCCGATCCAAGCCATGTGTTCACACATGAACCTTTATCGTTGCGAAACGATCTTACGTACGAGGaaaaaccaattgaaattcttgATCGTAGAGAGAAACGCCTTAGAAACAAAATGATCCCgatggttaaagtcttgtgggctAACCACTTGACATCCGAGGCCACATGGGAAGTCGAGGATCAATTTAAATCTAAATACCCTCAGTTGTTCGCTTAA